A region from the Citrobacter koseri ATCC BAA-895 genome encodes:
- the cusF gene encoding cation efflux system protein CusF — MNNTVKAAILGLFSAVVFNVQANEHHHGEMMNNASAAQQEQVIHSTGVVKAIDKDTKKVTIDHEPIPAVNWPAMTMRFTLTPETRSGDIKPGDKVAFTFVQQGNLSLLRDIQVSQ, encoded by the coding sequence ATGAACAATACAGTAAAAGCGGCGATTTTGGGTCTGTTCTCCGCCGTGGTATTTAACGTTCAGGCGAATGAACACCACCACGGCGAGATGATGAATAACGCATCAGCGGCGCAGCAGGAGCAGGTGATTCATTCAACCGGCGTGGTTAAAGCCATCGACAAAGACACGAAAAAAGTGACTATCGATCATGAACCTATTCCGGCGGTCAACTGGCCTGCGATGACGATGCGCTTTACCCTGACCCCGGAAACCCGTTCCGGTGACATTAAACCCGGCGACAAAGTGGCGTTTACTTTCGTTCAGCAGGGCAATCTCTCTTTATTACGCGATATTCAGGTCAGCCAGTAA